The following are encoded together in the Zingiber officinale cultivar Zhangliang chromosome 8A, Zo_v1.1, whole genome shotgun sequence genome:
- the LOC122012447 gene encoding GDSL esterase/lipase At2g04570-like — protein sequence MALNRLHCLLSALILLHYSSGAGAKIPALIIFGDSSVDAGNNDYLSTIAKSNFKPYGRDFKDGVATGRFSNGRLATDFLSQDFGLPQYIPAYLDPTVTIEDFASGVCFASAATGYDNATSDVLSVLPLWKQLEYFKEYQSKLKSLQGEAKAQETLSESLYIISLGTNDFLENYYSSSTSRSSEFPVDKYEDYLVGIAHDFVTSIYNLGARKVNIAGVPPMGCLPLERAMNLLGSEPCNHEHNKVAADFNSKLQSMMLPLSKELHEIKLVYSDLYTLFMDVVKDPSSYGFENAESGCCATGYFEMGYMCNGFNSFTCQDANKYVFWDAFHPTEKMNHLIADRLMNTTFYVFL from the exons ATGGCTCTGAACAGGTTGCACTGTCTTCTCTCGGCACTAATCCTGCTCCATTATTCCTCCGGAGCTGGTGCCAAGATCCCAGCTCTCATCATCTTCGGCGATTCCTCAGTCGATGCCGGAAACAACGATTACTTGTCCACCATTGCCAAGAGCAACTTCAAGCCCTACGGCCGCGACTTCAAGGACGGAGTGGCCACCGGCCGGTTCTCCAACGGCCGCCTCGCCACCGACTTCCTCTCGCAAGACTTTGGCCTCCCGCAGTACATCCCTGCCTACCTTGATCCAACTGTGACCATTGAAGACTTCGCCTCCGGCGTTTGCTTTGCCTCTGCGGCTACGGGTTACGACAATGCGACCTCTGATGTGCTG TCTGTTCTACCTCTATGGAAACAATTGGAGTACTTCAAAGAGTACCAGAGCAAGCTGAAGAGCTTGCAAGGTGAGGCAAAAGCACAAGAAACACTAAGTGAGTCCCTTTACATCATCAGCTTGGGAACCAACGATTTCCTGGAGAACTACTACTCGTCCTCCACCAGCCGGTCATCGGAGTTCCCCGTCGACAAGTACGAGGACTACCTCGTCGGCATCGCGCACGACTTCGTCACCAGCATCTACAACCTCGGGGCTCGCAAAGTGAACATCGCCGGCGTTCCTCCGATGGGGTGCTTGCCGTTGGAGAGGGCGATGAATCTGCTGGGATCGGAGCCGTGCAACCACGAGCACAACAAGGTGGCCGCCGACTTCAACTCCAAACTCCAGAGCATGATGCTGCCGCTTAGCAAAGAATTGCACGAGATCAAGCTGGTGTACAGCGATCTGTACACACTGTTCATGGACGTCGTCAAGGATCCATCATCGTATG GATTTGAGAACGCAGAGTCAGGGTGCTGTGCCACTGGATATTTTGAGATGGGATACATGTGCAATGGATTCAATTCCTTCACTTGCCAAGACGCTAACAAGTACGTGTTCTGGGATGCCTTCCATCCGACGGAGAAGATGAACCACCTCATCGCCGATCGTCTCATGAACACCACCTTCTACGTCTTCTTGTAG
- the LOC122012446 gene encoding probable LRR receptor-like serine/threonine-protein kinase At4g37250 yields the protein MISKSWKLENKWEASSGRSVTLLLLTFLLQIGTTLGLNGDGELLLKFKYSVLSDPMAVLNDWNFYDHTPCSWNGVVCMGFLEAAAFNWSPPANSGGGSSNVEVSMASRVIALVLPNSQLLGPVPTELGLVEHLRHLDLSGNMLNGTLPSTLFNASELRVLSLANNVISGELPDFDERTANSSLQVLNLSDNALTGRLPSNLSRLPNLAVASLSNNYLCGELPVGGFKRLQYLDLSSNLIYGSLPTELGGGRLRYLNLSYNRLTGAIPRELGARIPANATVDLSFNNLTGAIPQGGAFGAEKPMAFAGNPNLCGRPLRNPCTIPSSLSTAPPNSSNVVLQPPKSPPAFAAFPKNPDGSTPDAAEQNTASRGSLRPVAVILITVGDLAGIAILFAVFLYVYHVKRTKRQNQQEERQQQKEIGSNGLKKERPPPASAAAATAAVTSETRVIRSLSCCLRKKSDHGDDTEETSETSESSDTDAEEEEESSKGAKEGEDGKSNHPQLKQQHAEATLVIVDGETDLEIETLLKASAYILGASTSSIVYKAVLANGTALAVRRIGESSVINKFKEFDAQVRGIAKIRHPNLLRLRGFYWGSDEKLLIHDYATNGSLANISFSKKLGSSPLHLSWEMRLRIARGVARGLAYLHEKKTLHGNVKPSNILLDCDMEAKIGDFGLDRVMAGAGPSARQFGSKRSMHSSISLPDLSSATGASPSGGCASAPGFAPPPYQAPESLKSLKPNAKWDVYAFGRVFLELIAGRVFSDLELCRWNAGFVVEERNRVVRMADAAIRGEVEGKEDTLLGCFKLGFACCAMAPQRRPSMKDVVQALENLSSSSCSYSSSSTTTTT from the exons ATGATCTCGAAAAGTTGGAAGCTCGAGAACAAATGGGAGGCTTCCAGTGGTAGATCTGTTACTTTGCTGCTGCTAacttttcttctccagatcggcacCACGCTGGGCCTCAACGGAGATGGAGAGCTGTTGCTCAAGTTCAAGTACTCCGTTCTCAGCGACCCTATGGCCGTGCTCAACGACTGGAACTTCTACGACCACACGCCGTGCTCCTGGAATGGAGTCGTCTGCATGGGATTCCTGGAGGCAGCTGCTTTCAATTGGAGTCCTCCTGCGAATAGTGGCGGCGGCAGCAGCAATGTGGAGGTTTCCATGGCTTCTAGAGTCATCGCCTTGGTCCTGCCAAACTCCCAGCTCTTGGGCCCCGTCCCCACCGAGCTCGGCCTTGTCGAGCACCTCCGCCATCTCGACCTCTCCGGCAACATGCTCAACGGTACCCTCCCGTCCACCCTCTTTAACGCGTCCGAGCTCCGCGTGCTTTCGCTGGCCAACAATGTCATCTCCGGCGAGCTCCCGGACTTCGACGAGCGCACCGCCAACAGCAGCCTCCAGGTGCTCAACCTCTCCGACAACGCGCTGACCGGAAGGTTGCCGTCGAACCTCTCGCGGCTTCCGAACCTCGCCGTCGCTTCCCTCTCCAACAACTACCTCTGCGGAGAGCTCCCAGTCGGCGGGTTCAAGCGGTTGCAGTACTTGGATCTCAGCTCAAACCTCATCTACGGCTCCCTGCCGACGGAACTCGGCGGGGGAAGGCTCCGTTACTTGAACCTGTCTTACAACCGACTTACTGGCGCCATCCCGCGGGAGCTAGGGGCAAGAATTCCGGCGAATGCTACGGTGGATCTCTCGTTCAACAATCTCACGGGAGCGATACCACAGGGCGGTGCTTTCGGCGCCGAGAAGCCGATGGCTTTTGCTGGAAACCCGAACCTCTGTGGGAGGCCGCTCAGGAACCCGTGCACCATCCCTTCGTCTCTCTCCACCGCTCCTCCCAATTCCTCCAACGTGGTCCTGCAGCCGCCCAAGTCTCCGCCGGCATTTGCCGCATTCCCCAAGAATCCGGATGGAAGCACTCCAGATGCGGCCGAGCAGAACACCGCCAGCCGAGGATCGCTTCGACCGGTGGCAGTTATCCTGATCACGGTGGGTGACTTGGCCGGCATTGCGATCCTTTTCGCAGTGTTCTTGTACGTATACCATGTGAAGAGGACGAAGAGGCAAAATCAGCAAGAAGAACGGCAACAGCAGAAAGAAATTGGAAGCAACGGGTTAAAGAAAGAACGCCCCCCTCCGGCTTCAGCGGCCGCAGCAACAGCGGCAGTCACTAGTGAGACCAGAGTGATCAGATCGCTATCTTGTTGTTTGAGGAAGAAAAGTGACCACGGAGACGACACTGAGGAGACGTCAGAGACGTCGGAGTCTTCGGATACGGAtgcggaagaggaagaagaatcgTCCAAGGGCGCGAAGGAGGGGGAAGACGGCAAATCCAACCATCCGCAGCTGAAGCAACAACATGCAGAGGCTACTCTTGTCATCGTCGACGGCGAGACGGACCTTGAAATAGAAACTCTACTCAAGGCCTCGGCTTACATCCTCGGCGCAAGCACGTCGAGCATCGTCTACAAGGCGGTACTCGCCAACGGCACCGCCTTGGCTGTGCGCCGGATCGGGGAGAGCAGCGTCATCAACAAGTTCAAGGAATTCGATGCCCAGGTCCGCGGGATCGCCAAAATTCGGCATCCAAATCTCCTCCGCCTCCGGGGATTCTACTGGGGCTCCGACGAGAAGCTTCTCATCCACGACTACGCAACCAATGGCAGCCTCGCCAATATCTCATTTAGCA AAAAGCTCGGATCGTCGCCTTTACATCTGAGCTGGGAAATGCGCCTCCGGATTGCTAGAGGCGTGGCGAGGGGCCTCGCGTATCTCCACGAAAAGAAGACCTTGCACGGCAATGTCAAACCAAGCAACATTCTACTGGATTGCGACATGGAGGCCAAGATCGGAGATTTCGGCCTCGACCGAGTGATGGCCGGCGCCGGCCCATCAGCACGGCAGTTCGGGAGCAAACGCTCCATGCACTCCTCGATCAGCTTGCCGGATCTATCGTCGGCTACCGGAGCCAGCCCATCGGGCGGCTGCGCCTCGGCTCCGGGATTCGCCCCGCCGCCATACCAGGCGCCGGAGTCGCTAAAGAGCCTGAAACCCAACGCGAAGTGGGACGTGTACGCATTCGGAAGGGTGTTTCTGGAGCTGATCGCCGGGCGGGTGTTCTCGGACCTGGAGCTCTGCCGCTGGAACGCAGGCTTCGTGGTGGAGGAACGGAACCGGGTGGTGAGGATGGCGGATGCCGCCATACGAGGCGAGGTAGAGGGCAAGGAGGACACATTGTTAGGCTGCTTCAAGCTAGGATTCGCTTGCTGCGCGATGGCGCCGCAGAGGAGGCCTTCAATGAAGGACGTAGTGCAGGCGTTGGAAAATTTGAGCTCCAGctcttgttcttattcttcttcttctactactactactacttga